CTGTACCGCCACCATCAACCCATACGAAACCCCTTCGGTCCGGACGTCGTGGTTCTTCAAATCCGACACGTAGGCCATGGAGTCGCCCACTTCGAAGTACACCCGGTTAGGCCCCTCAAAAACGTCGTGGTAGGCCTGCTTCACCTTCTGGTCTATATCGGCCTGGCTATAGCCCGTTTCCCGCAGCAGATTAGGGTACTGCCCCGTGTAAAACGCTCCTTTCCGGGTTGGCTTGGCCTGTTTGGGCAGGCGTTGCGCCGTACTGCTCCCGAGGCCTAGGCTCAGCACACACAGCAGCAGACAGATGCCCTTACTGCGTTGAAGAAATTGGAGATAGTGGTTCATCGACTAATCCGCTGGATGTAACTGCGTGTTCTATGGCTAGGCCTAGGGCTAGGGCTGGACTACAAAGCCGCCCCGCGCCGGCAGCGTCACGCTGATGGTGGCCCCGGCCACGGCCTGGGTACTGAAGCTGCGGTTGGTAGCGCCATCGGTGATGAGGGTACCCTTTTGCAGGCCTAGCTGGCTGAGGTCGAGTTGGATGGTTTTAGGGACGTCGGTGCCGTTGATGCCGGCCACGTACCACGCGCCGCCGGGGGCCTGGCGGGCCAGCACGGCATACTGACCGGGGTAGCCATCCAGAAATTTCACATCGGCCCAGCGCGGCGGCAGCTTTTGCACAAATTCCCGCACGTAGGCTGGCTGCGCAGCCATGCCCTCGGGCACCTCCGCATAGTGTTGAATGCCCGACTGAAACAGCACCGACAGGGCAAGCTCAAACGCATTGGAGGTGCGGCGCTGCTTACCCCTGATTTCGGAAAATGCCATGGGCGTGAAGTCCATGGCCCCTACCGCGTTGCGGGTGAAGGGCAGCACGGCGCAGTGCGTGGGCTCCTGGTCGGTGTTGGCCTGGTCGAAGGTCAGGAACTCGAACCCGCGCACGGCTTCCATGGTCATCAGGTTGGGGTAGGTGCGGTTCCAGCCCCTGGGAATAGTGGTGCCGTGAAAGTTCACCAGCAGCCCGGCCTGGGCGGCATCGGTCAGCAGGTCTTGGTAGTAGTTCATAAACGACTGCCCATCCCCACCGAAAAAGTCGATTTTCACCCCTGCAACTCCCATTTGCTTGATGCGGGCAAATTCCTTGCGGCGGCTTTCGGCCTCGAATAATACATTGGTGGGAGTTTGCGGAGCCTCGTTCCAATGGCCATTGGAGTTATACCACACCAACAGGCCTACGTTCTTGCTGCGGGCATACTGGGCCAGCTCCTGCATTTTGTCGTAGCCAATTTGCTTGTCCCAGAGGGCATCGACCAGGCAGTAGCCCCAGCCCATGCCAGCCGAATAGTCGATGAAGCGACGCTGCACGTCGTAGGTGGTCTTCTCGTCGCCAAGCAACACCCACGACCACGACGACTTACCCGGTGCAGCAGGCAAAGCTGTCGATTGGGCAGCCGGACTTACGTCAGTGGTCAGCGTCGACTCCACAATTGGCCGCAAGGAGTTGCCCACCACCAGCACGCGCCAGGGCGTGCGCCACGGCAGCCGGCTTTCGGGCAGCAGCGCAGCCTCGGGCGTAGTGCGCTCCGGGGCCTGCGGAAAGGCGATGCTGTATTCCGCATCGGGCGCGGCGTGGCCTAGGTGGGTGCCGCTATAGGTACGCCCCATGCCGGCCTCCGTGAGCAGCACCCAGTGCCCGCTCACCTCAAACAGCGCCGGAAACGACCACCCCTGCCCTATTGTAGAAGGCGTGCCGGCTGCAATACCCCGCTGGTAGTACTCCTCATACGAGGGCTGCGTATTGGCAAACCCAGTCTGGGCTTTGGCGTGCGGGTGCAGCCAGCCTTTGGCACTGGTCGGCAAGTGGAAGGTGGTAGCTTCCGCTGAAATGCGCTGCACTTCCTGGCTGTTGCCTTCTACCACATACTGAAACGCTACCCCATCGTCGGATACCTGAAACACCACGCTCAACTGCGGCCCATTAGCCTGGCCCTGGAAGTGCACCACGCGCCGGTTGGCTCGGTAGCGGCAGTTGGCCCGCTTGTCGGTGGTGAGCTGGTAGTTGTCGGTTATGGTAGTTTGTTTGTCGGCTTTCGTCAGCTTAAGGCCCTGTGTGAGGTCGGCGCTGGCCAGTTGCAGCCCCAGCCGCGAGGGGCGCAGCAGCTCCGCCTGCCGGTAGCGCACGGCGTAGGTTGGCTGGCCCTGGGGCGTTACGTCTACGGTCACCTGCACGGCCCCATCAGGACTGGTAATGCGGACAGGGTTGGCCGCCTGAGCCGCGGCGAGTGGTAGCACGAGCAGGCAAATAAGTGGGGTTAAGCGCATAAATGGAACATGAAAGCGTCGTTGGCAGACCGTGGATTACTTCTTATACATGGGGTCGTGCCCCTCGTATTTCAGCCACTTAAAGGAGGCGGTGTTGGTAGTAGGCTGCCCGGCCGATGTGCCATACATACCGTACAGGCAGCCGATAAAGCCCCCCGCTACCTGCGTGCTCAAAAAGCGCGCATCTACCTTGTCTTTCAGCACCGTATAGTTCTTGCCATCCTCCGAAAAACGGAAGCTGTAGGTGTCGCCGTCGGCATTGATGCGCAGCTGCACCTTACCGGCTGCCGATTTAAGAGGGGCTTTGGCCAGCAGCTCCGGGCTTTTCGCATCGGTCGTGCTCTTGAATAGCTGAACAACAGGCTTACCATTCTCTACTGATTTGCAGAGGTAGTAGAAGTGCTTCTCATCTTGGAAAGCCACCAGGCCTGCTGTTTCATTCGCCGCCTTGGCCGCAAAGGTCAGTTCAGTTTCGGCGCTGCCAACCATGTGCTGTTGCCGCTTGCCGATGAAGGCTGGGTTGCCCATTTCGGCACAGGTTTCGGGCTTCAGCTTCAGAGTAAGGCCTTTTGCCTTGCTCAGGGAGAAATTGGTGCTGTCTACCGTGCGCAGGAACAGCAGCGCCGGGTCGAGTTGCTTCTCAAAGGTGAGCGTGTAGCCAAAGTTGCCGCTCTGCGGCAGCACACCGGGCTGCTTTACCTCCGGGAAGTTGGCCTTGTAAGAATATTGCACGCCGTTAGGACCCGGGTCCATCACCGGCCACTCGTCTTTCCACACCACGGGCACAATGAAGGTTTCGCGGCCCGTATTGTAGAAGTTGTCTTCGTAGGGCCGCACGGCCAGGAAAATAGCGTAGGTCTTGCCATCGGGCCCTTCCACGAACTGCGCGTGCCCCGCCGAAGTGATGGGGTCTTTGCGGTCTTTGGGCAGCTCGCGCTGCGAGAGAATAGGGTTTTTCTCGTAGGGCACAAACGGCCCTAGCGGCGCCTTGCTGCGAAATACCACCTCCGTGTGGTTAACCGACGTACCGCCCTCGGCCGCATAGAGGTAGTACCAGTCATTGCGCTTCATCAGGTGCGGCCCCTCAATCCAGACCGGCTTTTTGCTTAGGTCTACCCCACCGTTGACCACGATTTTAGCCTCGCCCACGGTTTGCAGCGTTTTCGGGTTCAGCTCGATGATCTTGATGGAGCGGTGACCATCGTAAAGCGGCTTATTGTCGGGCGGGTCGCTGTTGTAGATGACGTAGGCTTTGTCGCCCTCAAAGTACAGCGAGGGGTCGATGCCCTTCACTTCGGGCAAAAACACCGGGTTGCTCCAGGGCCCAGCGGGGTTCTTGGCCGTCACTACAAAGTTGCCCTTGTGGTCAATCAGCGTGCACGTGACGTAGTACGTGCCGTTGTAGTACTCAATAGCCGGCGCAAATAACCCACGGGTCATTCGGTCACCCATAAAGGTCATTTGCGAAGGCCGGTCAATTACATTACCCACCTGCTTCCAGTTCTTGAGGTCCCGGCTATGCATTACCGGGATGCCGGGGAAGTACGAGAAAGTGGAGTTGACCAGATAGTAATCCTTACCCACCTTCACAATGCTGGGGTCCGGGTAAAAGCCGGCCAGGATAGGATTAACCAAGTCAATCGATTGTGCAAACAAGCCCGCAGTTTGCAGCAACAGGGCGGCCAAAGTGGCCAGACGTTTTTTCATACTCTTGATTTTCACGTGTACACTTGCCGGGTGAAGGTACAGTTTAAGCGCTTTAGCTAAAAAAATTATCGGATTCTGGATCCTGTTCCCCAGGCCCATCCGCAGCCAGGGTAAGTCGGCGCAGGTGCGCCAGCCACTAGGCTCTGAAACCTACGCGGTTATGCGGTGGGGCTTTGGATCGGGCACTCGAAAGAAAGCCGGCTCGCCACCTTGCAGAAGGCAGCGGGCCGGCTTTTGTCGAAGCGGCTAGAAATCAATATCCTGGGTTTTGCGCCAGCTTCCAGGTTTGGGCGTCGTTGAGGGAGATGGGCAGCAAGGGCGTCGGATTCACGGACGGCTCGGTGGCGACGTGCGACAGGGCGCGCGCCCGGACATCAGCCGGCAAAATGCTCAGGTAGCGGCCCGTTCGAATCAAATCCCACAGTCGCAGCGACTCTTCCCCGAATTCCACCCGGCGCTCGTGCCAGATGGCGTTCAGCAGGGCCTGACCCGACAAGCCGGCGGCCAAATCAGGCAAGGTACCGGGCGGGGTGTTGGCCGGTTCGTAGGCCAGCGAGCCCAGCGTGGTGCCCGGCGGCCGGGTGGAGTTACGGGCCCGCTGCCGCACCTGGTTTACCAGTGCCACCGCTTCGGTGGGCTTGTTAAGCTGGGCGGCGGCTTCGGCTTTCATCAGTAGGATGTCGGCGTAGCGCAGCTTACGGATGTTTTGCGGGCCGGACTCCGGAGCATTAGGTGCAAGGATGGCCGCCTTCCGGTTGAAATAGCCTGTGGCATTCTGCGTCAGGTCGACGGGGTTGAGAATGCCCAGCACGATGTCGTTGTTCTTAATAATGGTGACTTCGCGGCGCGGGTCGTTGGGTTCAAATTCATCGACCAGGCTCTGCGTGGGGTTGTTGAAGCCGTAGCCAAACGTTTTGCGGTTGTTCTGAAAGATATTGCTGGTGGTACCCACCGAAATCGGGCCGTAGCCGTCGTTGGAGGTAGCAAACTGGATTTCAAACAGCGACTCGCTGCTATTCTCGCCAATCTCCTGGTGAATGGCCGCGTAGTTGGCCAGCAGGCTATACTGGCCGGAGGTGATGACCGTGCTCGTCAGATCGTACACTTCCTGCCAGGTGTGGTTGTTGCCGTTCACGGTGCCCAGCTGGTACATAATGACGCGGGCCAGGTAGCCGTTGGCCGCGCCCTTGGTGGCCCGGCCGTTGTCGGCGGCGGCGTAGGCGCTCTTTTCGGGCAGCAGGGCGGCGGCGGCCCGTAGGTCTTTTTCGATGAAGGCGTAGGTCTGGGCAATGGTGGCGCGGGTCGCGTTGGGCGCCTCGGCGGGCGTCACGTTTTTTTCAAACAGCGGCACGCCCCCGAAGCCCTTTACCAGGTTGAAATAGAAATACGCCCGCAGAAACAGGGCTTCGCCCTTCAGGCGCGCTTTCAGGGCCGCGTCAATGGTACCCGCGTCGATGTTGTTAATCACCGTATTGGCCCGGGCAATGCCCGTAAAGCTATGTACCCACAGCGTCGTCACGGGCGGGTTGGACGGCGGAATGTTCCAGGTTTTGAGCTCAATCAGGGACAGGAAGTCGCTGGGTGAGCTGCCGCCTTTTTCGGCATCATCGGTCATCAGGTCCCCAAACATCCACTCGTAGGTTTGGGCCACGTACTGGCCGGTAGGGTCGCCCCACTTGGGGCCCTGGTCCCAGGCGGCCACGTCGTACACGGCATTAACGGCCTGTACAGCATTGGTCGGATCCCGGAAAAGGTTATCCTGGGTCGTAGTGCCCAGGGGCTCCTTGTCCAGAAAATCCTGGCAGCCCGGAGCTATGGCGGTAGTTATGAGCAGGCCGAGCAAGACGGCGGCGCGGGTGGGTTTCATAGAAGGTAGGTAGGACATACGTGGTTAGAACTGCAGGTTGAAGCCCAGGCGGTAGGTACGGGCCTGTGGGTAGTTGCCGTAGTCCACGCCGTAGGCCAGGGGGTTGTTGTAGAACGCCGCGGTCGATATCTCGGGGTCGTAGCCCGTGTACTTGGTGAGGGTAAACACGTTATCCACCGAGACGAACACCCGGGCTCCGTTCACCTTCACCTTGCCCAGCAACGATTGGGGCAGCGTGTAGCCCAGCTCCATGTTGCGGGCGCGCAGGTAACTAGCATCTTCCACGTAGCGGCTGCTCATACGGTCATTGCCGTTGGTGTCGGTCGAGGTTACGCGGGGCTGGTTGCTGTTGGGGTTGCTGGGGGTCCAGCGGTCCATGCGGCTGGCGTAGAAGTTGCTCCACACGCCCACAAAGTCGGCCGACTTATTCAGGTTAAAAGCCGCGCCGTTCAGGGCTTCGGCACCCTGCACGCCGTAGAGCAGCACCTTGAAATCGAGGCCCGAGTAGTTCAGGCCCAGTGAGCCGCCGTAGGTAAAGTCGGGGGTCGCGCTGCCCAAATACGTGTAGTCGGCGGCCGTAATTACACCGTCGCCGTTGGTGTCCTGGTAGCGTACGTCGCCGGGTTGAGCCCCAGGCTGCACCAACAGCCCGTTGGCGTTTCTATAGGCGTCAATCTCCCCCTGATTGTGAAATACGCCCTCGGCCTGCAAGCCGTAGAAAAACGCTATTTCGCGGCCCACGTCGGTCAGGGTGGTGTTGTTGATTTGCGTAAGCACGTTGCCGCTGGCAATGGGGCTGGCACCGCCCAGGCTGGTTACTTCGTTGTTGATTTTGGTGAAGTTCAACCCTACGTTGTACTGGAGCTTGCCTAGCTCGTTGCGGTAGTTCAGGGCCAGTTCCAGGCCGCGGTTGCGCAGGGCACCCACGTTGGCGCTGGCCGGAGCCTGGCCCACGTAGTCGGGCAAGGGCAGCAGGGCAATCATGTCGCGGGTGCGCCGCTCAAAATAGTCGGCCGTCAGCGTCAGGCGGCTCTCAAACAGCTCGGCATCCAGGCCCACGTCGGTGGTAATGGCCGTCTCCCACTTCAGGTCGGGGTTGTTAATCTGGCTGATGGCCAGGCCGGGAGCAGGTACGCCGTTGAAAGAGTACGTCTGGTTGTTGCTGGCCACCGAGGCATAGCCGTAGTTGGGAGCCGCATTCTGGTTGCCCACCTGGCCGTAGCTGGCCCGCAGCTTCAGCACCGACAGATAGCTGAGGCCCTTGAGAAATTGCTCGTTGGAGATGTTCCAAGCGGCGCCTACCGATGGGAAGTAGCCCTTACGTACGGGCCCCAGGAACTTCGAGGTCTGGTCCAGACGCAACGTACCCGTCACAAGGTAACGGTCCCGGAAATTATAGTTGGCACGGCCGAAGTACGAGGCTAAACTCCCGTCGTACTGACTGCTGCGCACCACGTTGCCGGTGCTGCGCGAGGCCGACGCGTATTGCAGCGAGGCATCGGCCGGCACATTGAAGGCCGTGATGGAAATGCCGTTGCCGTAGCCGCGTTGGGCTTCCTGGCCCAGGGTAGCCGAAAAGGAGCTATTGTCGTCGAAAGTCTTGGTGTAGTTAGCGTAGTTCGACCACACCCACGAAACGTTCTCGTTGCGCGTCTCAATCAGTGCGCTCTGGGCCCGCTGGTCTACCGGGCCGATGTAGTACTGCGGCTGGTATACTTTGGGGTGGTTGTTAAAGTAATTGATGCCAAAAGTGGAGCGGAACGACAGGCCCTTGAACAACTCAATGTCGAGGTAGCTGCTGCTGAACAGATTGTTATTCTGCACCTTGTTGTACTGCTGCTCGTCGAGGTAGCGCGGCACGTTCAGCGCATTGCGCGTGATGTTGTCCTCGTTGTAGGTCCCGTTGGGGCCAAACGGATTGAGGACCGGGTTGGTTTGCAGGGCGTACTGCAGCACCAGATAGGGTTGTGAGCCCCCCTGGCCATCGCCGCTGCCCGTCTGTTTGTTGTTGGTGAACGTGGCCGCCACGCCCGCCTTGATGCGCTTGGTGAGTACGAAGTCGTCATTCACCCGAATCACGAACTTCTTGAAGCCCGAATTCTTGATGATGCCGTCTTGCTGAAAGTAGCTACCACTCACCAAATAGCGGTTTTGCTCAGTACCGCCCGAGGCCGACAGACTATAGTTGGTAATCAAGCCCTTCTGCGTCACCAGGTCCTGGTAATCAATACCTTCGGCATTGGTGGCAATGGCGTTCTGCAGCAGCGGAGCGTAGTCGGGCAGC
Above is a genomic segment from Hymenobacter cellulosivorans containing:
- a CDS encoding glycoside hydrolase family 97 protein, yielding MLPLAAAQAANPVRITSPDGAVQVTVDVTPQGQPTYAVRYRQAELLRPSRLGLQLASADLTQGLKLTKADKQTTITDNYQLTTDKRANCRYRANRRVVHFQGQANGPQLSVVFQVSDDGVAFQYVVEGNSQEVQRISAEATTFHLPTSAKGWLHPHAKAQTGFANTQPSYEEYYQRGIAAGTPSTIGQGWSFPALFEVSGHWVLLTEAGMGRTYSGTHLGHAAPDAEYSIAFPQAPERTTPEAALLPESRLPWRTPWRVLVVGNSLRPIVESTLTTDVSPAAQSTALPAAPGKSSWSWVLLGDEKTTYDVQRRFIDYSAGMGWGYCLVDALWDKQIGYDKMQELAQYARSKNVGLLVWYNSNGHWNEAPQTPTNVLFEAESRRKEFARIKQMGVAGVKIDFFGGDGQSFMNYYQDLLTDAAQAGLLVNFHGTTIPRGWNRTYPNLMTMEAVRGFEFLTFDQANTDQEPTHCAVLPFTRNAVGAMDFTPMAFSEIRGKQRRTSNAFELALSVLFQSGIQHYAEVPEGMAAQPAYVREFVQKLPPRWADVKFLDGYPGQYAVLARQAPGGAWYVAGINGTDVPKTIQLDLSQLGLQKGTLITDGATNRSFSTQAVAGATISVTLPARGGFVVQP
- a CDS encoding glycoside hydrolase family 43 protein, with the translated sequence MKKRLATLAALLLQTAGLFAQSIDLVNPILAGFYPDPSIVKVGKDYYLVNSTFSYFPGIPVMHSRDLKNWKQVGNVIDRPSQMTFMGDRMTRGLFAPAIEYYNGTYYVTCTLIDHKGNFVVTAKNPAGPWSNPVFLPEVKGIDPSLYFEGDKAYVIYNSDPPDNKPLYDGHRSIKIIELNPKTLQTVGEAKIVVNGGVDLSKKPVWIEGPHLMKRNDWYYLYAAEGGTSVNHTEVVFRSKAPLGPFVPYEKNPILSQRELPKDRKDPITSAGHAQFVEGPDGKTYAIFLAVRPYEDNFYNTGRETFIVPVVWKDEWPVMDPGPNGVQYSYKANFPEVKQPGVLPQSGNFGYTLTFEKQLDPALLFLRTVDSTNFSLSKAKGLTLKLKPETCAEMGNPAFIGKRQQHMVGSAETELTFAAKAANETAGLVAFQDEKHFYYLCKSVENGKPVVQLFKSTTDAKSPELLAKAPLKSAAGKVQLRINADGDTYSFRFSEDGKNYTVLKDKVDARFLSTQVAGGFIGCLYGMYGTSAGQPTTNTASFKWLKYEGHDPMYKK
- a CDS encoding RagB/SusD family nutrient uptake outer membrane protein, coding for MKPTRAAVLLGLLITTAIAPGCQDFLDKEPLGTTTQDNLFRDPTNAVQAVNAVYDVAAWDQGPKWGDPTGQYVAQTYEWMFGDLMTDDAEKGGSSPSDFLSLIELKTWNIPPSNPPVTTLWVHSFTGIARANTVINNIDAGTIDAALKARLKGEALFLRAYFYFNLVKGFGGVPLFEKNVTPAEAPNATRATIAQTYAFIEKDLRAAAALLPEKSAYAAADNGRATKGAANGYLARVIMYQLGTVNGNNHTWQEVYDLTSTVITSGQYSLLANYAAIHQEIGENSSESLFEIQFATSNDGYGPISVGTTSNIFQNNRKTFGYGFNNPTQSLVDEFEPNDPRREVTIIKNNDIVLGILNPVDLTQNATGYFNRKAAILAPNAPESGPQNIRKLRYADILLMKAEAAAQLNKPTEAVALVNQVRQRARNSTRPPGTTLGSLAYEPANTPPGTLPDLAAGLSGQALLNAIWHERRVEFGEESLRLWDLIRTGRYLSILPADVRARALSHVATEPSVNPTPLLPISLNDAQTWKLAQNPGY
- a CDS encoding TonB-dependent receptor; the protein is MAQGVLEQKITLQVEAQTIKETLSQIARQANIRFVYSQQLVGADRKVTINAQDAPLLAVLDEVLAPLKVQYEVANKRVVLRASSESGSANDSGRPDVTISGRVVDAKGEGIPGVTVVVKGTAIGTGTGPDGSFTLQAPENSVLVFSFVGYARQEVPVTGATTGLRVALTEDAQALSEVVVIGYGTARKSDLTGAVTSVSGAQLTQVATSDPVQSLQGRAAGVEVTSNSGQPGSGTRIRVRGVGTINNSDPLYVVDGIQTSDIGFLLPADIESTEILKDASATAIYGSRGANGVVLITTKHGKAGATQFNLSGYTGFQQIRRTLPLTTAAQYSTLVLEAFTNAGKALPDYAPLLQNAIATNAEGIDYQDLVTQKGLITNYSLSASGGTEQNRYLVSGSYFQQDGIIKNSGFKKFVIRVNDDFVLTKRIKAGVAATFTNNKQTGSGDGQGGSQPYLVLQYALQTNPVLNPFGPNGTYNEDNITRNALNVPRYLDEQQYNKVQNNNLFSSSYLDIELFKGLSFRSTFGINYFNNHPKVYQPQYYIGPVDQRAQSALIETRNENVSWVWSNYANYTKTFDDNSSFSATLGQEAQRGYGNGISITAFNVPADASLQYASASRSTGNVVRSSQYDGSLASYFGRANYNFRDRYLVTGTLRLDQTSKFLGPVRKGYFPSVGAAWNISNEQFLKGLSYLSVLKLRASYGQVGNQNAAPNYGYASVASNNQTYSFNGVPAPGLAISQINNPDLKWETAITTDVGLDAELFESRLTLTADYFERRTRDMIALLPLPDYVGQAPASANVGALRNRGLELALNYRNELGKLQYNVGLNFTKINNEVTSLGGASPIASGNVLTQINNTTLTDVGREIAFFYGLQAEGVFHNQGEIDAYRNANGLLVQPGAQPGDVRYQDTNGDGVITAADYTYLGSATPDFTYGGSLGLNYSGLDFKVLLYGVQGAEALNGAAFNLNKSADFVGVWSNFYASRMDRWTPSNPNSNQPRVTSTDTNGNDRMSSRYVEDASYLRARNMELGYTLPQSLLGKVKVNGARVFVSVDNVFTLTKYTGYDPEISTAAFYNNPLAYGVDYGNYPQARTYRLGFNLQF